The sequence AAACCATCGcataaaatattattcaatttcGGATATTTTGTGTACCATTAACGTACCATTAACGTACCAATAACGTACCAAATTCGTACCcaatttttaatcaattatgtaccaattttaaaaaaaaaaatacagaAAGGGATATAAACAATACTTGAATTAATATACGATAATTATagaattaatataaaaaaataatacataataatacaaaaaaaatacataaaaaaaaaaaaaaaaaaaaaaaaaaaaaaaaaaaaaaaaaaaaaaatttcgtaaaattttcaaagaaaaaaaaagaaaaaaaaaaaagataatattttattagaatCCTTTACCAATCTTGTCAAGAAGGGGGACATGTAATGAATAttacattttataataaataaataataataaataataataataaataataaataataataataaataataaataataataacacagCGAAGAAAAAACCACctttaaagcaaatttaaatttaatttaaagcgAATTTAAAGTCCTAAATTAAAGCtaatttttaaggtaattttaaaggtaatttttaaggttactttaaaatattataatttttaatcataTTTTTAAGGAATTTTAAAGAGCATtataaaggtaattttaaagggcattttaaagttaattttaaagagcattataaaggtaattttaaaggtaattttaaaggtcATTTTAAAGGTCATTTTAAAggtcatttaaaaaattgcttttaaattaatttttatgtGACTTTTTTATAGGACTATAAATCcacttttaattaaatttaaagttgCTTTAAAGGTGTAATTTTCATCGCTGTGCAAGACAACAAAACTCCAACTCAAATCAAAGAAACCaatcaaagaaaagaaaatcaagaaatcaaaatacttcaagtgatgatgatgaacttGATCTTAGtttacaaattaaaacaacTAGATCAGGAAGAAAAGTTACACCCAAGAGATTATAGTCCACCTCTGAGCCATAGCTAGCCTAAAGAAGGAAGGTGTTAGAGACTCaaaactaaattaatttaaagttAGTATGAGCTCAACAACATAACAAATTCGCGCATctcatataaaaatatttcatttaattttaatttttattttttaattgatattaaaaaaaaaaaaaatgaaaatattttcaaaaaaaaaaaactttttttgtgaaaggattatttatttttttataattggagttaattataaataattcaattattcacTGAGAGatctattaaaaatgaatttaaaaaataaaaaaaaataaaaaaataaaaataaaataaaaataaaaaaaaaataaaaaaaaataaaaaaaataaataaaaaaaaataaaaaaataaaaaaaaaaaaaaaaataaaaaaaatttatgtttttttaatggaCCATTCAGTGGATAATTGAATTAGTTATAACTCggcatattttaaaaaagatcgAGTTATCCGGAAAAGATCAATCTTTTCGcgaaaaaattttcattggccatattatttttttttttgaagttcCTTTTTTCCaagttcatttttttttttttttatattttctttatttctcAATAACTACataccaaatttaattctacAATAGGTCTTAACaaatattgtttaatattatttaaaatttttgatttaaataatgcgttttattaaaaaaaaaaaaaacttttcgAAATAGCTGAATTTATTCCAGGATAACTCTATCTTTTTAGAAAATGTCGagttaattataattaattcaattattctCTTGTATGCCcgttggaaaaaaaaaaattttaatatccgCAATTGAATTATGTTGCAACAAGtatttgttaaaattaaattaaaaaatattttaatatttttgtttCTCGTTAAACGATTcacataatttttttatttttttttttttatttttttttttttttaatttttttattttttcaattttttatttttttgcgaagttttttcgttttttttatttttttattttttagttgaaaaaatattatataaaatggtAAAGGGTAATAATAAGCCAACAAAGTTAGGTGATACcttaattaaatcaagaaATAAGAAACTAGGTAGAACATTCAATGAACAAACCATTGGTGTATgtagtttaatttttaataaataataaataataaataataaataataaataataaataataataaaataaaatttattaaaattttaaaataattattagatGTTTACAACAGATATTGATCCAAaagaagaaagaaagaaattagTATCAAATACAGATACAGGTAATAATTTAGAGAATTTTTTAGAGATAACATCGTTAGAACAAAAAGTATTTGAAAGTGAGAAACAAAATGTAGTAGTTATAAGTAAAACATCATCTACAGTATTATCAAaagaagagaaagagaaaaagacGAATGATCATCAAAAACTTATGGAAAAACATAGACTCTATTGGAATTCATTGACTATTCCACGTAGACCACAATGGAATGAAAATACCACAACCGAAGAATTGTTAGAATTGGAGAAAGAAGTATTTTATCATTGGAGAAAAGGTATTGCAAAGTTGGAAGAGGAACAAGGTTTATTGGTAACACCATTTGAAAAGAATGCTGAAGTTTGGAAACAATTGTGGCGTGTTGCTGAACGTTCCGATCTTTTAGTACAAATTGTTGATTGTAGaaatccattattatttagatgTCCAGATTTAGAGAAATACGTCAAAGAGATCAATGTTAACAAGGTCAATTTACTCTTGGTCAATAAGGCTGATTTACTTACAAAGTTACAAAGAAAGAAATGGGCAAAATATTTCGAATCTGAAGGTGTAGAGTTTAGATTCTTTTCAGCTCATAAAGAACAAGTACGTATTGAAAAACAAAGACAATTACAACGTTTAATCGAAGAGGGTTCCATTGATCATGAACTCTTTGAACAAGaggaaaagaaaagaaaagaacaATTGGCTGCAGCATCCATTCAATTAACACCAGAGGAAACTCTTGAAGATTTAAAGATTAAAATCTATAATCGTGAAGAGATTTTAGAAGAGTTTTTAAAACTTCAACCAAAACCTTTGGCTGATAATCGTTATAATAATCGTGTTGTCGTTGGTTTAGCAGGTTATCCAAATGTTGGTAAATCTTCAACTATCAATGTTTTATATGGTGAAAAGAAAGTTGCCGTCGCTGCAACTCCTGGTAAAACTAAATATGTTCAAACCATTATACTCGATGATGAAATTGTTCTATTGGATTGTCCTGGTTTGGTTTTTCCAACACTTTCAACTTCAAAAGCAGATTTGGTTTGTAATGGTTTACTTCCAATCGATCAATTACGTGATTTCATTTCACCTGTAGATTTGATTTGTGAACGTTTACCAAGATCACATCTAGAGGAAATCTATCGTGTTGGTATTCCAAAACCACAAGAACATGAACCACAAGATAGACCTCCAACCGCAAATGAATTCTTATCTGCCTATGGTTATATGAGAGGTTTTCGTACTGTTCATGGTGCCCCAGATCAATCTCGTGCTGCTCGTATcgttttaaaagattttgtaaatggtaaattattatattgtcATCCACCACCAGGTTTTGATTCTattaaatttcaaagaaaaacaataaaaggtagtaatttaattattaataatgaaaatgaatttgataataataatactactacaactactactactacaaatGAAACTCAACATAAAATTTCACATTTTGGTTCAACAAGTGATGATTTAACAGTTACTGGTAAAAAAGTTACATATGATTTcaataaagataatgaagcaaaatatatttatcaaGATCAAGTTTCAGCTTTAACAAAAgataaatcaaagaaaaagaaaaaagttataaatttacaaaaagaacacattgattcaaataaaaaagatgcTTATACTCGTACTCAATTCCTTCATTCAACTACTCCTGAAGCTGCtaaattagaaaatatgtccaaaaaagaaaaagaagaaaattcAAGAAAACGTTTAGAACAAATTAAAGctttaaaacaacaaattttacaacaacaacaacaacaacaaccaacaacaacaacaacaacaacaacaacaacaacaacaacaacaactgatgaacaaaattaaaaaaaaaaaataaaaaaaataaaaacaatattttcataaaattaaattctatttttagaaaaaaaaaaaaaaaaaaaaaaaaaaaaaaaaatatttttcagaattaactttaatttttttttttttactcatAACAgcattataatttttttttttttttaatttttttttttttttttttattttaatttttaaaaaaaaaaaaaaaaaaatgggagTACCAAAATTATGGGAATTATTACAACAATCTGGTACATCAATTGATATAAATGCATTGGAAGGTAAAACCTTAGCTATTGATGCAAGTATTTGGATTCATACATTCATTAGAACCTTAAAGAATGAAAAAGGTGATCCTATGACCAATGCACCAATATTAGGTTTCTTTAGACgtatttgtaaattattatcattacgtGTTAAACCAATCTTTGTATTTGATGGTGGAGTACCATATCTAAAGAGAAGAACTATTGAAGAGAGAAGAAAAAGACGTGAACGTGCTGaacaaaatattgaaaaaaatcaaagaagattacttttaattaatacaattaaaaaacaattaaaagatgGTACTTTatctattaaaaataatgaaataacaaaatcaacaaccaccaacaccactactccttcaaaaaataataaaaataaaaataaaaattttgattcagattttgataattcaatttttgatgaattaattgaacaagatataaataatgatgatgactACGAATTCGAATTAGATAGTGATTTAGAAATTATTCCAGATACtgatcaaattcaaaatgaaaataataataataataataataataataataataataataataataataataataataataataataataataataataataataataataataataataataataataataatataattacaattaatgatgatgatgatgataataatagtgataatggTATAGGATCagatgaagaaaatgaaataaataaaattatcaaagaaGATTCATTAACAAGTTTTATGCAATTGAATGGAATTACAAAGGATACAATTAATACTagtgaatttaaagaattaccAGAGGAATTACAACTTgaaattattggtattattaggAATGAGAAATTGATTGAGGATAAGATTTCATTGATTgcacaacaaaaagaaaatcaaaatcaaaataaaactacAATTGATTTCTCAAAACGTCAATTGATTAGTATTTTAGATAAGGGTATGTTAAATAGAAAAGCTGATGAACTTTTAAAGAGAATTgatcaacaaaatcaagGAGTAAAAATGACAAGTCAAAATAcaagtattatttttaataaaactccAACTAAACAACAAGGTGATATTTCAACTATGATTAAAACACCACCCGATAATAAATCACCAATGTCAAGTTTATCATCAAAGATTGAATCTGGTATtagaatttcaaatattccaAACTTTGTAAAACCATCaccaaaaaaacaatcaccTCAACCAAAcctatctttatttaataatagtgtCTATGAAATACAAGATACAAAAtatcaaattaaatcaaaattatctgATCATCAAATGAagtttaattctttaattaatagaGAATCcccaattaaaacaacaactactacaactacaacaacaccaactaaaacaaaagaaaactttaaaaaattttcatatcAAGATGATTTCAATGTAAATGATAACGATTTAGAtttcaatgataataataataataataataataatgaagatgattaTAGTGATATATTTGTTGaaccaaaatcaaaagatcaatctttgaataaaattttatttacgaaaaaaaataattcaaataaagtagaaaataatgaaaacaatgataatagtaaaattattgaaattataaataaaaggaATACTCCATTCTCAATTGAAGAAGATAGTGATCATGATGATGAACATGATAAAGGTATCACTAAAAGTTTAAATagttcaaatgaaaatgaaacaattgaACAATTAAGAATAATTAGAGGTTTTATGGGTGAACTtgataaattcaataaaacaaataataataataaaaataataataaaaataataataaaaataataaaaataataaaaataataataataataataataataataataataataataataataataataataataataataataataacaataataataatgatgacgatgaagaTAGTATGGGACCAAgagatattgatattattgaagaagaagaagaagaagattcAATTAAAGGGACAAAAAATACTGACGAGGCTATCAATTTGaatgttaataatttaaaagaaagaaaggtattatttaatgaaaatgaaaagaagatgaatgatattatttcaaataaatcagtTAATAGGAAAAAGGATACTAGTTTTATTGTTGAAGATCCAAATGATAACAATAAAGAATCAATAATGGTTGttgattatgatgatgatggtgatgatattgaatttattgaaaattatgataaaattaaaagtaaacaACAAAAGGAAGATTATGATTTTGGTGgtgttgaaaatgaaaaattaattaatcaactATTAGAAGAGGATTTAAGGGAACAAAAGGAGTTTAGtaaaattcaatcaaataatcaaaaatattatacTGAAATAGAAAATGAAAGATTAATAAGAAAAATTTTGGAAGAggatcaaaaaagaaaaaataatgaaaaaattgtaaaagaaaataaaaatgaaaaagaagatgaGAATGAAAAAGTAAGTAATGAAAATCAAGATTATGAATTTGGTATTGAGAATCAAAacttaataaattcattattaaaggAAGATTtagttgaaaaagaaatagaaaatgaaaatgaaaacgaaaatgaaaatgaaaatgaaaatgaaaatgaaaatgaaaatgaaaatgaaaatgaaaatgaaaatgaaaatgaaaatgaaaatgaaaatgaaaaagcaAGTAATGAAGATCAAGATTATGAATTTGGTATTGAGAATCAAAacttaataaattcattattaaaggATGATAtagttgaaaaagaaaatgaaaaagaaaaagaaaaagaaaaagaaaaagaaaaagaaaaagaaaaagtagGTATTTGTTTTAGCTAGTAATGAAGATCAAGATTATGAATTTGGCATTGAGAACCAGAGTTTGATAAATTCACTATTAGAGGATGATATAGTTGAAAAAGAGGTCAccgataaagaaaaaaagaaagaaattccattctttaatgatgatgatatatttaataataaccataccactgataataatcaaatNNNNNNNNNNNNNNNNNNNNNNNNNNNNNNNNNNNNNNNNNNNNNNNNNNNNNNNNNNNNNNNNNNNNNNNNNNNNNNNNNNNNNNNNNNNNNNNNNNNNttttttattttttaattttttttttttttttttttttttttttttatgtatgACACAATCATTAAATCATTACACATACCAATtagattttctttttttttctgattttaaaaacaaaaaaaaaacaaaaatttataaataaataaatagtatttcataaataaattttaaaaaataaaaataaaataaaaaataaaataaaaataaaaataaaaataaaaaccaacGCATATATACAGcgcaaaaataaaaattaaatgggTATTAGTAGTGATTCATCACCTCCAACATTTGTTATAATAGCGAGtgttttcttattattaagTTTTATTACATTCTTACCTGATGAACATTGTTCAATATCTCCGTATCTTTGTGAcgataacaataataataataataataataataataataataataataataataataataataataataaaaataaaaaaagaataaataataataattgtaatggtaataaacaacaagatatatataaaaaacaaattgaagCTTATactgaaaatgaaaatgaaaatgaaaatgaaaatgaaaatgaaaatgaaactGAAACTGAAACTGAAACTCAAAATgaaacaccaacaccatcaaAAACCCTTCAAAATACTAATGAACAATCATTTTTacaaaagattaaaaatatattcacctttttaaataaaaataataaatctctTTCTACTTTTCAAgtttatgataataataataataataataatgatactaacagtaataataaaacaacaaaaacaacaaccaaaaaaTCAGAGGAAATTTTTGAATGTGATACACCTTTAACAAAttgttcttctttttttgataatagtaataatatttttgaccaacaacaacaacaacatcaactactacaacaacaacagcaacaacaacaacaacaatatataGAATTAATAGATTTAATGAACTCTGAGAGGAATGGTAGATTATTAGCAGAGAAGAGATtagaagaaaaagatttaaaattagagTTATTAAGAAATGAAATGGTACAAAAAGaagaatttcaaaagaaattactCTTATTATGTACacttgaaataaataaaaaaaaaaaataccaaaatcatttaaatgaaatatcTGATCAAGTCTCCACATTATTGGAAACTATTTCAAAGCAGTCGGTTTTATCAgtttatgaaaataataataataatactaataataataataataataataacaataataatgataataaagaagaggaaaataaagatgatgataatggtaataataatattgataaaatttttgaaaataatcctaataataataatatcgtAATCTCTTTAGATAGTGAATTGGTAGAACAGTTTGaaacaatatcaaaaatattgaaatcaaTTCAAGAGAACGACAgcgatgataataaaaataataataataaaaataataataataaaaataataataataataataataataataataataataataataataataataataataataataataataataataataataataataataatagtaataatagtaattctTCTGTTAGTAGCATTACAAACTCAACTACCAATGGCCaaacaaccacaacatcaacaaaaacaacaaattcattcATTAGTAAAGGTGATAGTTATTCAAATTCAGAGGAATCTTTATATTTGGGTTTAgttaaaatttcaaagaatGGTTTACCTTTTAGCTTTTCTGATATTATctcttaaaaaaataaaaaaaaaaaactaaaaatagatttttttttttttttttttttataaaaatagaatttaataaaatgattaaaacaaattaattaattagtaattattaaaaactaattaattaattctttttttttttctttaatcaatttaaaaaataattattaaaaaaaaaaaaatataaaaaaaaaaaaaaaaaaatgaaactaTGTTCCTATTTttggaaattgaaaattgaaaaatagtttttttaaaaaaaataaaattaaattaaattaaataatattaaataaaaatgataattaaaaaaaaaataaaaaaaaaataaaaaaaaaaaaaagtgatcaAATACCAAAACCTgcaaatttttgattgatttgaaaaaaaaaaaaaaaaaaaaaattaaaaaaaaaaaataaattccccgattagtttttttttttaaaaaaaaaattcattttttttttaatttttttttatttttttttttttttattttattttatttttttttttctttcctCATAACCCaccaatttaattaaaaacaataataatacaattagtTGTacaattatttacatttaaatgtttcaaatagaataacaataaaataaaataaataaaaaagtttttttaaaaaaaaaaaaaagaaataattgtaaaagttttagtaaaattataattataaaaattcccacataaattattactacAAAAGTAATAATGTTAACagaagataaattaaataaatggaGATTACTTTTAATAACTAGCTGCTTAATTGGTATAATTGCAccaacattaataataactgCATTTGCATTATTTGACCcttcaattattattgttaaaatttcgattttacaaaattataatttaaatgttagagtaagtttttttttttaaaaaaaaaaaaaataataataattaatataaataacaaaaaaaaaaaaaaaaaagaaataataaaaagttatctaattttcattttttattttttattataatttcaaaaaaaaaaaaaaaagagatgggaaacaatttataaaaaagatttttcaaaatataaattttatttatatatgaaTGAAACTATTGGATTAGAGAATAGTTATAGTGATGaatcattatcttcatcatcattgatTTCTAGTATTATTAGTGATGGAAtgtttgaaaatattggtaGTAAAGATATTAGCAGCAGCAGcattagtagtagtagtaatagtgaGTATATGGATAGATTTCAAGATGAAAATAGTGGTGatacaaataaattgaatataCAATTTCAACAAAGTAATATAGCTGATCATGTTTCATATCCAACAACAGAGATGATACAGTTATATACACCATTAGTATTTATAGCGAATACAAGTTCATTCTTACCAGAAAAGTATGCATTGAATACAGTAAACTTTGAACCTTATAATGTAACACTTCATCTATTCGTTAGGAAACCATCATCAACTCATTTAACTTatgtttcaaaattatcattctCACTATTCAATAAGATTACCAATGGTGTTCAAAATAATCTTCAACATTCAAAACCACCaaatattaacaataataccTCTTTAACTAATTCTGActctaataataaaccacATCAAAATCATTCACATTCAAAATCAACTTCTACTacatctaataataattataatcataataataatgaagaaaataatgtatatcaacaatttgaaaatgcTTGCTTTGTCTTTAAAGATTCTATTGTTATTGAAGAACCATGTacatataaatcaaaaacttttaagtatgtataataataatttttatatttaaattaatactattaatattatattaacaaaaacaatcaacAACATAAAATgccaataattaattaaaatcagTTATTCAGATATCAaggattttaataaaacaacagCATTCAATACAACatttataatgataaaatcCTATAGGGATCCATATATATTAGCGGGAACATTAACAGAGGGGAGTTATTCATTTGCAATGGATAAAGGTACTCAAGGAAGATTAGGTTTAGCATTTTTAATTGCTGGTTGCATTGCTTTCCTCTTATTTTTGATTGTAGTTTGGATCGttgtaaaaatgaaaagataTCAATCATCTTTAGATAAAATAGATgatttaaatacaaatagtCCATTGGAAATGGaggaatataataataatcatgttcattttcaaaataacaataataccaatactaatactaatactaatactaatattaataatattggtaataatagtaatgttaatattaataatagtaataacaataatattagtaataatggAAGTGTAAATAGATTTAATAgaccaaataattttaatgaatttaataatgaaaataatcaagattttccaaatttttatGATGATtctaataatcataatcggAATAATGATGATCTTGATATacaacatcaccatcaccatcatcataatcAAATATCACCAAATTTATCACATCAAAACTTTGGTGAACCCCCACAActatcacaacaacaacaacaacaacaacaacaacaacaacaataccaccatcatcataatcaccatcatcaaaataatattagcAACAACTTAAATAGTTCACAACAAAATATAAGGCAACATATTGAAAACTTTGAAGATGACCAAGATTTAATCAGTGCAGAAGATGTACAAAGATTCCATAGTTTTAGAAGGTccgataattttaataacaacaataatagttttaGTGATTTTGATAATCATTCCTCAATATCCCATAGTAGATCAACTAATCAACCAATaataagaaataataatcaacaaagATATTCTCATAGCAATAGCAGTAGTGATCTTAAAAGTTCTTTTAgtgtttaataataataatattattattattattaataataataataataataataataataataataataataataataataataataataataataataataataataataataataataaaattttatcttaaagttatatattttaaaaataataaataaaaaaaatttatacatttttgtacaataatctatttttaaacttttttttttttttttttttttttttttttttttctatatggCTAAATTTAAACTACAAGATTAGTAAATGTCATATTTTGaagataatatttaataaaaatatgaaaaataaaattaattttatttgtttatttttaatttaaatcctTGTTCCTAATTATttcactattttttttttttaaattataaatgaaatttaaattttaaataataaaattaaaaaaaaatgtaaatttagTTAGTTACTTCAAagcaaaaaatgaaaaaaataaaaaaaataaaaaaatgttataataaatattaataattgctTTTTGGACAATAAGAAAGGagatattaatgataattttttttttcaattattgcccaatataattgaaataatgaTATGGGGTTATTTTCAGACAAAATTATgagataaataataattgagtaattaaaatataaattttttaaaaaaaaataatgtggTATTAgtaattgaataatatttttttattagtaaaataataaaagaaactAACCATCATTCACAAATAAAAGAgaatttttgtaaattatattctttatttcagaaaattataataattcaaatttattattatctctaaaaacaaattccttccttttttgtaatttaaatgatttatttgtttggttttttttttttttttttttaccattaataaaaaaaattgtaaccACAAATAATTCTTCATCTCATTgtactttaatttttatacttgtatgaattataattataattataattattgtaattaaaaattcaaataattattattaatttttttttttttttttttt comes from Dictyostelium discoideum AX4 chromosome 2 chromosome, whole genome shotgun sequence and encodes:
- a CDS encoding unclassified GTPase, which encodes MVKGNNKPTKLGDTLIKSRNKKLGRTFNEQTIGMFTTDIDPKEERKKLVSNTDTGNNLENFLEITSLEQKVFESEKQNVVVISKTSSTVLSKEEKEKKTNDHQKLMEKHRLYWNSLTIPRRPQWNENTTTEELLELEKEVFYHWRKGIAKLEEEQGLLVTPFEKNAEVWKQLWRVAERSDLLVQIVDCRNPLLFRCPDLEKYVKEINVNKVNLLLVNKADLLTKLQRKKWAKYFESEGVEFRFFSAHKEQVRIEKQRQLQRLIEEGSIDHELFEQEEKKRKEQLAAASIQLTPEETLEDLKIKIYNREEILEEFLKLQPKPLADNRYNNRVVVGLAGYPNVGKSSTINVLYGEKKVAVAATPGKTKYVQTIILDDEIVLLDCPGLVFPTLSTSKADLVCNGLLPIDQLRDFISPVDLICERLPRSHLEEIYRVGIPKPQEHEPQDRPPTANEFLSAYGYMRGFRTVHGAPDQSRAARIVLKDFVNGKLLYCHPPPGFDSIKFQRKTIKGSNLIINNENEFDNNNTTTTTTTTNETQHKISHFGSTSDDLTVTGKKVTYDFNKDNEAKYIYQDQVSALTKDKSKKKKKVINLQKEHIDSNKKDAYTRTQFLHSTTPEAAKLENMSKKEKEENSRKRLEQIKALKQQILQQQQQQQPTTTTTTTTTTTTTTTDEQN
- a CDS encoding xeroderma pigmentosum group G family protein (Similar to XPG); protein product: MGVPKLWELLQQSGTSIDINALEGKTLAIDASIWIHTFIRTLKNEKGDPMTNAPILGFFRRICKLLSLRVKPIFVFDGGVPYLKRRTIEERRKRRERAEQNIEKNQRRLLLINTIKKQLKDGTLSIKNNEITKSTTTNTTTPSKNNKNKNKNFDSDFDNSIFDELIEQDINNDDDYEFELDSDLEIIPDTDQIQNENNNNNNNNNNNNNNNNNNNNNNNNNNNNNNNNNNNNNNIITINDDDDDNNSDNGIGSDEENEINKIIKEDSLTSFMQLNGITKDTINTSEFKELPEELQLEIIGIIRNEKLIEDKISLIAQQKENQNQNKTTIDFSKRQLISILDKGMLNRKADELLKRIDQQNQGVKMTSQNTSIIFNKTPTKQQGDISTMIKTPPDNKSPMSSLSSKIESGIRISNIPNFVKPSPKKQSPQPNLSLFNNSVYEIQDTKYQIKSKLSDHQMKFNSLINRESPIKTTTTTTTTTPTKTKENFKKFSYQDDFNVNDNDLDFNDNNNNNNNNEDDYSDIFVEPKSKDQSLNKILFTKKNNSNKVENNENNDNSKIIEIINKRNTPFSIEEDSDHDDEHDKGITKSLNSSNENETIEQLRIIRGFMGELDKFNKTNNNNKNNNKNNNKNNKNNKNNNNNNNNNNNNNNNNNNNNNNNNNNNNDDDEDSMGPRDIDIIEEEEEEDSIKGTKNTDEAINLNVNNLKERKVLFNENEKKMNDIISNKSVNRKKDTSFIVEDPNDNNKESIMVVDYDDDGDDIEFIENYDKIKSKQQKEDYDFGGVENEKLINQLLEEDLREQKEFSKIQSNNQKYYTEIENERLIRKILEEDQKRKNNEKIVKENKNEKEDENEKVSNENQDYEFGIENQNLINSLLKEDLVEKEIENENENENENENENENENENENENENENENENENENEKASNEDQDYEFGIENQNLINSLLKDDIVEKENEKEKEKEKEKEKEKEKVGICFS